In a single window of the Helicoverpa zea isolate HzStark_Cry1AcR chromosome 9, ilHelZeax1.1, whole genome shotgun sequence genome:
- the LOC124633350 gene encoding rRNA methyltransferase 2, mitochondrial — MVLSHSFAQKPLTYTKMCFLVNCLKRFKSSQQWLSRQKADPYVEKAKIYNYRCRSAFKLLEMNEKANILTPGLTVIDLGASPGSWTQVAVQKTNSDGAEPNKPKGRVLAIDKLQIFPIEGASIMSNMDFSTIDAHDKVIAALDGTKVDLVLSDMAPSATGVKELDKDRIIGLCYMAIRFAALVSKVEGSLLFKVWDGKEVPILLMDLEKFYKQIKIMKPQASRSESSEKFILARGFKGIQQPLRNGRWGE, encoded by the exons ATGGTGTTGTCGCATTCATTTGCGCAGAAGCCCTTAACCTACACAAAGATGTGTTTTCTTGTAAACTGCCTCAAAAGATTTAAGAGTTCTCAACAATGGTTGAGTCGCCAAAAAGCTGATCCATATGTTGAAAaggcaaaaatatataattacag ATGTCGGAGTGCCTTCAAATTACTAGAAATGAACGAGAAAGCAAACATCTTAACTCCAGGTCTAACAGTCATTGACCTTGGTGCTTCGCCAGGGTCATGGACGCAAGTTGCAGTTCAGAAAACGAACTCTGATGGTGCAGAGCCCAATAAACCTAAAGGGAGAGTGTTGGCTATTGACAAACTACAGATATTCCCCATAGAG ggAGCTTCAATAATGAGCAACATGGACTTTTCTACTATAGATGCTCACGATAAAGTCATAGCAGCACTAGATGGTACAAAAGTGGACCTGGTTCTATCAGACATGGCCCCCAGTGCAACTGGTGTCAAGGAGCTTGACAAAGACAGAATAATAGGTCTGTGCTACATGGCCATAAGGTTTGCAGCCCTAGTCAGTAAAGTTGAAGGTAGCCTGCTATTCAAAGTATGGGATGGCAAAGAAGTTCCCATATTACTCATGGATTTAGAgaaattttacaaacaaattaagATCATGAAGCCACAAGCAAGCAGGTCTGAGTCCTCAGAAAAGTTTATACTCGCAAGAGGTTTTAAAGGTATACAGCAACCATTAAGGAATGGCAGATGGGGGGAGTAA
- the LOC124633349 gene encoding uncharacterized protein LOC124633349 gives MFDRTKQCNLSHKMMIRLNNFLYVFNLRQGTILIAVHQIALSSFILIILLVGISHVGEMLSMLHNDMEDDADRRGLYEMAYGDHSYHNGEVITTNNQRRFAKARHLASVTVIFLYTSTMLTSIYLMCCISLLHGAVKYKREYVLPWIMAACIGVVLLIVAIVVGDGYPCVVNLFGGHNLYHFGCALFVLTFIYAICAVSSFALETGSGRCARTLRAASDERGERLLLLDHVAHSSLLSAAQLSKLNSGTRTQFV, from the exons ATGTTTGATAGAACTAAGCAATGTAATTTGTCACACAAAATGATGATTCGCCTAAACAattttttgtacgttttcaaTTTACGCCAAGGGACAATTCTTATTGCCGTCCATCAAATT GCACTTTCttctttcatattaataatattgctaGTTGGTATATCCCATGTCGGGGAAATGCTGTCAATGTTGCACAACGATATGGAAGATGATGCCGATAGACGCGGGCTTTATGAAATGGCCTACGGAGATCACAGCTACCATAACGGAGAAGTGATAACCACTAACAATCAGCGTAGATTCGCTAAAGCACGGCATCTAGCATCAG TGACAGTAATATTTCTGTACACAAGCACGATGCTGACATCGATCTACTTGATGTGTTGTATCTCGTTGCTGCACGGTGCAGTGAAATACAAGCGAGAGTACGTACTGCCGTGGATCATGGCGGCTTGCATTGGAGTAGTTCTGCTCATTGTGGCAATCGTGGTCGGAGACGGCTATCCTTGCGTCGTCAACCTCTTTGGAGGACACAATCTTTATC ATTTCGGCTGCGCGCTTTTCGTGCTAACGTTTATCTACGCTATTTGTGCTGTGAGCAGTTTTGCCTTGGAGACGGGCAGCGGTCGCTGTGCCCGCACGCTCCGCGCCGCCAGCGACGAGCGGGGCGAACGCCTGCTTCTGCTCGACCACGTCGCTCACTCCAGCCTTCTGTCCGCCGCACAACTCAGCAAACTCAACAGTGGAACTCGAACGCAGTTCGTCTAG
- the LOC124633348 gene encoding ras-related protein Rab-40C, which translates to MTMYPSSGMVATPQQGTSQVTQNGSTTLPRSHHQRTGRPPAAPKSYDYLLKVLLVGDSDVGKQEILQDLEDGSADSPFCSGSAYKTTTILLDGKRVKLQLWDTSGQGRFCTIIRSYSRGAQGILLVYDITNKWSFDSIDRWLEEVEKHAPGVPKVLVGNRLHLAFKRQVQERDAELYAAKNHMAFFEVSPLCDFNIRESFCELSRMALHRNGMERLWRSNKVLSLQELCCRAIVARTSVYGLERLPLPTTLKSHLKSYAISAAPSRHRARTHKHSHHTRLNCTGRNSCTIA; encoded by the exons ATGACTATGTATCCATCGTCTGGAATGGTAGCAACACCACAACAAGGGACTAGTCAAGTCACGCAAAATGGAAGTACTACGTTACCTCGATCACATCATCAAAGAAcag gaCGGCCCCCAGCAGCACCTAAATCATATGACTACTTATTAAAAGTACTGCTGGTCGGAGACTCTGATGTGGGGAAACAAGAAATCCTTCAAGACTTAGAAGATGGATCGGCTGACTCACCTTTCTGCAGCGGCAGTG CGTACAAAACAACGACGATCTTGTTGGATGGCAAGAGAGTGAAGCTTCAGCTATGGGACACGTCGGGTCAGGGCCGCTTCTGCACCATCATACGGTCGTACTCCCGAGGTGCTCAGGGCATACTGCTCGTTTATGATATCACCAACAAGTGGTCCTTTGACAGTATTGATAGGTGGCTTGAGGAAGTCGAAAAG CATGCACCCGGAGTACCAAAAGTGCTCGTGGGTAATCGGCTTCACCTCGCCTTTAAGCGGCAAGTTCAGGAGCGCGATGCGGAACTCTATGCCGCTAAGAACCACATGGCGTTCTTCGAAGTGAGCCCGCTATGCGACTTCAACATCAGAGAGAGTTTCTGTGAACTGTCGCGAATGGCCCTGCACCGGAATGGCATGGAGAGACTATGGAGAAGCAATAAAG TACTAAGCCTCCAAGAGTTATGTTGTCGTGCAATAGTAGCCCGTACATCAGTGTACGGCCTAGAGCGGCTGCCCCTGCCCACCACTTTGAAGTCCCACCTCAAGTCGTACGCGATCTCCGCGGCACCGTCCCGCCACCGAGCGAGAACACACAAGCATTCGCACCATACCCGCCTCAACTGCACCGGGAGAAACTCCTGTACCATCGCCTGA